CTCGTCTTCGGTTGGCTCGGCGACCGCATCGGTCGGAGGCGGGTCTATGGCCTTGCGCTCATGCTCATGGTGTTCAGCTCGATTGGATGCGGGTTCTCAATATGTAAGACCAAGATATGCGTCTTGACGAGCCTTTCCTTCTTTCGGTTTTTGCTTGGGGTAGGCATCGGTGGGGATTATCCATTATCGGCAACGATCATGTCCGAATTCGCTAATAAGAGGACACGTGGATCATTCATAGCCGCTGTATTCTCAATGCAGGGCTTTGGGATCCTCGTCGGCTCGGCAGTCACTATGATTGTTTGCACAGTGTTCGATCGCATACCAAGATCACCATCCGAACCAGCGGGTCCGAAACCGCCCGGTGAGGCGGATTTGGCATGGAGGGTGATCCTGATGCTTGGTGCAGTCCCAGCTATGCTAACATATTACTGGCGGATGATGATGCCCGAAACTGCTAGGTATGATGATCTAGATGGCTTATCGTTTATGTGTTATGGACCATGGTCCACCATGTTCGTGAGCCAGGCCCATGGTGAATGTGCCCTGGCCTAAATATTAGGCAggaccactcatcaggtgggtgtcATATGTAGACTGTCGATCGTTGGTTATCTTTTCTTCCGCGGTCattttttattctcatgaatggagCCTGGCTAGAAAATTGCAATTGTtacatgatcctagccatccaattgaaGGCCATCGAATGAACTAGTAAAATAAAAATGGCtgacggtccaaattcaatggtcAGTATCAGATGGCCAGTGTCATCTTGTAAGCGTGACTATAAGTAGGTGCTCCATCCTTGATAAGGCTAGCAGTTCGGACGGACAGGATTGAAATACAGGTCGTCAtatgaagaatatatatatatatatatatatatattattgttgcGGAGAAATAGTCACATACATTTCACTCTCAATGGACGGCAAAGGCAAAGTTACTGTAGATTGAATTTGTTCATAAACTGTTTACTTAAACCATTAATCTAGAGGGCCACAGTTGTCATGTTCCAAATCTAAATCCTTTTGGTATTACCCATCCACGATGGTATGGGCCATTAAATAGATGGTTTTGGATCAATGAGAAAAAAAACCCATCAACAGCTACAACCCCAACGTAAAACACAATCATATTGCGTAATATAGAAAACTTGGTTTTAATACTCGAACAAGTCTGATGGTGACTGGTATGAGTATAGTCTGACTCAGTCAGCCGGATCGGATCCCTTTCAAGTACCATGAGTCACCCCGGGCTCAGGTGAGCTGAGCTTCCCCATCATATTCGGGGTCGGGATCCATTAGGCAGTGTCCGGTGGGGGAGTAGGAGCTGCCAGTCCTCCATCTTTGTAGGTTTtcggtgtttttatttttttttatttttttattttaaattaaaaagattCTCAAAATTTCATTGATAGGGAGAACTAAGCTTACAAAAGCTGAGCGGATGGCTCAGGCCATAAAAAGGGCCTAAGAGACCCTGCTTTACAAGCCATTCACATTCGGGAGGCCCACCCCAACAGATACTCCTatcatatgaaggaaaaaaaaatcaggaaaaagCTAAGAGAATCGGACCGCCCAGTTTagtttttgattttcttttctttcctgggCTTCCTCTCCGTCCTTTTTTCTCAGAGGCTGCCCGAAGTATTTTCTGATGTAAAGTCGTTCAAATATATGAAGATTTTATcctttaaagaaaagaaaaggaaaaaaaaaaagaggtgtgCTGAGTCAATTCAGCCCCGACTCAGGCCCAACTCCAGTAGTCGGTCTGTGTTgctgagtcttttaaccatgataGCAAATCTATTGCCATATGCCTAGGCTATCATCAATGCCAACTTTGGTTTGCTACAAAGAGAGTTATTAGATACTCTGGCTTCGTGTGATGCTTCTACGCAGGCACATAGAAGTGGAACATGTCTCATTTgttgatttaaaagtgtattagCTCAATTATATGACCGCAACTTTGACCATGTTCCAATAACCAAAGAGGAGATTGCGCTGGGAATTTCTACGCACACTCCAAGCGGGACACCCAACAATCCTACTTTGAATGTGAATCTAGATTCCCgcccaccatgaaatggatgGGTCGAAGCCATTTGTACACAATCTCCTGTCTACCAATGGTTGAGATCAAGATTCTTTAATAGCAATCCTTAAATAAGGAAACTTAATTTTTGCAGATACACGGCATTGGTAGAGAATAACATCCCACAAGCAGTCAGAGACATGGAGAAGGTGTTCGACAGGTCTCTGCTTGAGATCGCAGAAGAGTCCGATTCCCGGCCAGAACCTCAGCTTGCAGAAGAGTCCGATTGCCCGCCGGAACAACCGTCCTACGGCCTTTTCTCTAAACAGTTCGTCCGTCAGCATGGACGCGATCTATTCGCCTCCGCGACTGCATGGTTTCTGGTCGATGTAATTTTCTACACTATCAACCTTTTACAGTCACTAATCTATAAAGCTGAGTTTGACAAGAAAGATCGACCTAATGCCTATCATGCAGCCTTCCATGTCGCGGAACTCCAGGCGATCATCGCCATTGCTTCGACGATCCCCGGATACTGGGCCTCTGTCCTTTTCATCGATCGTGTGGGGAGAGTGAAGATCCAGATCATGGGTTTCCTCATCATGTCCATTTGCTTGTTTGTCATAGGTGGCCTGTATGACAATCATTGGAGCAAGCGCCTAGACCCGGGGTTTTACATTCTCCTAGCGCTCACGTTCTTCTTCTCGAATTTTGGTCCGAACACGACCACATTCATCGTGCCGGCAGAGCTCTTCCCAGCGAGGTTCCGATCAACGTGCCATGGTATAAGTGGGGCTGCTGGGAAGTTGGGGGCCATCATAGGGACTGTTGGATTCTTGTGGGCCTCTCAAAGTAGCGATAAGAAAGATATTACAGACCCTGGTTATAAGCCTGGGATTGGTATGCCACGTTCTTTGATGATTCTAGGGGGTGTTGGTGTTACAGGGGCTGTCTTCACCTATTTTTTCACACCTGAAACTAAAGGGATATCATTGGAAGATAATGAAACCCAAGTGGGGCCCAGTAAAGTGGAGCTCATAAGGTCTTCTAGCATTAATACAAGTGGGCCCATTCATCCTGTCcattagatctctctctctctctctctcaaagactTCCTTGTCTCCCTGTAATACATATTCAGTTTTATGAGAATGTCGATGCATGTACAATGGATTCCTAGTGAAAAAATAATAGTTGTAATTATGGCTTGCTCTATTAAAAGAAGTTTTTGaagcgtgtttggatgcaccttCTATTTTATCTGTATTGATACAATTTGAGATCTTCCTTTGGAATTAAGTCACTTTTACATATTTGGCATTTGCAAGTGGT
This region of Magnolia sinica isolate HGM2019 chromosome 1, MsV1, whole genome shotgun sequence genomic DNA includes:
- the LOC131219379 gene encoding probable inorganic phosphate transporter 1-9 isoform X2, translated to MPGPRVLSVLDTAKIQYYHFQAIIIAGMGLFTDAYDLFCISPIMKLIGALYYDGKENRLGVLPALVVSATIGIPLLGTVVGQLVFGWLGDRIGRRRVYGLALMLMVFSSIGCGFSICKTKICVLTSLSFFRFLLGVGIGGDYPLSATIMSEFANKRTRGSFIAAVFSMQGFGILVGSAVTMIVCTVFDRIPRSPSEPAGPKPPGEADLAWRVILMLGAVPAMLTYYWRMMMPETARYTALVENNIPQAVRDMEKVFDRSLLEIAEESDSRPEPQLAEESDCPPEQPSYGLFSKQFVRQHGRDLFASATAWFLVDVIFYTINLLQSLIYKAEFDKKDRPNAYHAAFHVAELQAIIAIASTIPGYWASVLFIDRVGRVKIQIMGFLIMSICLFVIGGLYDNHWCKKLDVGFYILPGLMFFFSNLSPNTTTFIVPAELFLARFRSTCHGISGAAEKLGAIIGTVGFFWASQSSDKKEITEPYKLEIGMHSSLMILGGVGVIGAVLTYFFTPETKGRSLEDNETHVGPSKVELIRSSSINTSGPIHTVH
- the LOC131219379 gene encoding probable inorganic phosphate transporter 1-9 isoform X1 encodes the protein MPGPRVLSVLDTAKIQYYHFQAIIIAGMGLFTDAYDLFCISPIMKLIGALYYDGKENRLGVLPALVVSATIGIPLLGTVVGQLVFGWLGDRIGRRRVYGLALMLMVFSSIGCGFSICKTKICVLTSLSFFRFLLGVGIGGDYPLSATIMSEFANKRTRGSFIAAVFSMQGFGILVGSAVTMIVCTVFDRIPRSPSEPAGPKPPGEADLAWRVILMLGAVPAMLTYYWRMMMPETARYTALVENNIPQAVRDMEKVFDRSLLEIAEESDSRPEPQLAEESDCPPEQPSYGLFSKQFVRQHGRDLFASATAWFLVDVIFYTINLLQSLIYKAEFDKKDRPNAYHAAFHVAELQAIIAIASTIPGYWASVLFIDRVGRVKIQIMGFLIMSICLFVIGGLYDNHWSKRLDPGFYILLALTFFFSNFGPNTTTFIVPAELFPARFRSTCHGISGAAGKLGAIIGTVGFLWASQSSDKKDITDPGYKPGIGMPRSLMILGGVGVTGAVFTYFFTPETKGISLEDNETQVGPSKVELIRSSSINTSGPIHPVH